Within Topomyia yanbarensis strain Yona2022 chromosome 2, ASM3024719v1, whole genome shotgun sequence, the genomic segment ATTGAAAACTAGTACATGTtatgatcttattttttctagaccacatgggtcaatgaactactaatCAAATAGTGTATTTTTACAATGAAGACAATgctaatttggaaatgcggaagttttttccatttcctttaaaaatgcaaaatgtgggttaacctcttttggacgccagccattcagttgTTCTTTCTTGTTATACTACTCTGGTTGCTGTTGAAAATCGTAATATCGTGATTGCAACTTACGTTTTTCCCGCTATtctagtgttgatagttttgttttgaataggatgtcatggagcatgaagagaagttctctcactTAACAAtattgcagctgccaatgattctaagaaggacacgttcatctaaattactaaattatgTTTGGTTGAATCTGAAGAGAAAAtctaattcagctaccaaacttAATCTACTAGTTTGCAACATAATCTTACTAATATGCAAGATAAATCCGcatcttttctttttttgcGAGAATGCAATTCCGCGAAACGTAAAATTTGCCACATCAGAAACCGCGTGAAAATTAATTTGTgtgaattttaatttatttctcttgggaatggagggacattaaattcttttctctaatcaatgggttttgatgctcttaaaaacaattaaacttaatgctacatCGCACAACTTCGGACACTACCCTCCCCCACGTCACACTTCGTcgcaaatttggtataccctccgtACCctctaaaatgctacgtcatttatgtatGACTCCAAATAGGTTTTATAcggggtctgaaatttcgatttttaaatgttAGGTGTCTTAACTAAGTCACAAAACGTAgcattggataaagaatttcttcagcaacattcgacttttaccagatttgaaaaagTTGCCATATGAAAAAATTATGGCgcaaattcttttcaaattaaaatataaattatgctgcgattcaaacattaaactcgttgttctcgaaatcaatacaatgtcccttagtccgatctgacttaacaccgaccaaatgatcattgtacaatacgtaaggggttacataccttttttttcagaaaatcgaaaaaaatttattacttcatctgaaagtacaacagcttaagaatattttcccaaatttttatagagatacaagaaatagattgaaagttacagcgcttagAAGCGCGTCGAATGTCGATGTCGATTAGTACGAGAATTATGAAATTATACTACTGCGCCGAAGACTCTGCCTCCTTAAATGATTCCCATCACGAGATATTGCCTAATATAAAATGAAAGAGTGTTAGAATTTTCCAGGCAATCCAACTCCGCCCAGAggaagaattttgaattaaacTGTTCTCAGTCGAAAAGCCCTTGACCTTATGATCTACTTTGCAGAAGACTACGGTCAGCCAAGTGTTCCCGATCACGagctatactacccatgatcgcatagttgtcccgttttctatgagatttcctatctttatgggactgatatgcgatcatgggcagtatagcacttttaaaaaaaagtatagGGCCTTTTCATTCGCTCTAGCGCCACCTAGTGAGAGAATTCTGAATTATTTAGGTCTTTACCGGAAAGCCCTTGACATACTTGtccagtttgccgaagataccacTCTTCCAAATAGCCAGCATTTTGAGTTATTAGAAGTTGTTTAACCATGTAATCGAGTGTTTCTACCTCATGTAATTCGTGCGCtcatgcaaatttttttttgcactttcgacagagccaccccaactGCAGTACCAGACACCCTCAACTTTGCGCGCTTATAACTTTGTCTGCTGTCATCAGATTGACCTCCGGTTTTCACGAGTCGATTCATTGTTACATGaagattcttattttttcacacGAAAGACTTTCATCGATTACGGCGCCACCTAgagctgaaaatgtgaaactgatgcatttctccatacatttggtctcttttttccatacaaactttgagcagTTTGCGGAACCCCTTACAGTGGACCAattgagctgaaattttcaggaaaGCTTGGTGAGGACCCAAACTATCATTTTGGGGGGTAAGGTTTTGATTTCGTGATTTATGCCATTTTGGGCCAGTCTAATGGACATGCTGACATCAATCGGCCAGCAGTTCCTGGGGAAATCGTTATCAACGATCACTACGATGTCCCCCACAGCTATTGGTTTTACTGGTTGAAACCATTTGGCTCTTCGAGTAAGCGTCGGAAGGTACTCTGCAACCCAATGTTTCCAAAATTCATTGGCATAGACTTGTGACATCTTCCATGTTCGGTTTAGTGCGGCACAGCTATCGTCAAACGCGATCGGTGGCTTTGAAACGTTAGATGAGCCTAATAGTAAGTGGTTAGGTGTCAGCGGTTCTGATATTTCCTCTTCCAGCGGCAACTCAGTAAGCGGTCTAGAGTTAATTATCATTTCAATTTCAGCGAGCATATTTCGAAGTAGTTCGTCGGTTGGAAGGCGCTTCTGCTTAATTTAATCCAGAGCCTTTTTAACTGACTAAATTAGTCTCTCCCAACAGCCTCCGAAATGCGGCGATGCAGGCGGATTAAACGACCACTTCGTATCTACGCTAACAAAATGCTTCATCAGTTTCTCTTGGTCGATATTTTTCAAGGCCTCTTTCAGAACCCGACTCGCGCCAATGAAATTTGTTCCCCGGTCGCTTATAATTTCAATTGGCACACCTCTCCTGGCGATGAAATTTCGCAGTGCAAGAATGCATGAATCTGTCGTGAGCGAGTGAACTAACTCCAAATGTATGGCTCGcatgttcaatttttttcatgccGTTGGATTGTATTTTATCTATTGCTTACATATGGGCATGTAGCATGAATCCCTAGTTCAACTCTATCCAGTACTGCCGTTATCGTAGCAAATGTGCTATACTCGTCCTAGATGAGAGATGTACGAATTAAGTAGGGTAGGTGCTCCAAAAGTTACTCTTTTAGGAAAATTAATTATCAAAAATTAAACAAGTAtgcctaaaaatatattttctaatgCTTCAATCCTTACATATCTTCACTTCACTATTACCGATAGATACGCGTATTGTGATGACTTACGCATTGCAATCTTCATCAGTATCAAAAGATCCTAAGTCGTAATCTGTTTATACATTGAAATGAGAGATTCATTGAAAGTTTAAAATTCTTTGTTAGAGATAATTTGTATATCAAACATTTCCTTAAaatacttcaaaaaatacattgtaaaatctatggaTGAAGTCAATCGAACACTTTAACTTTCCAATTTATAAGAAAAAGTATCCACATTGACATAGATTGATTTAAAATGTTCGATCTAGTATTAGTATCTTCCGCAGTAGTTGCACTATTGTTAGTTTCGCTTCGTATAGTTGCACTGTCCCCAGATTTCTTATAGGAGAGAAAGAAATAGAGTTATGTACACTATGCTTATGACCTTAATGAAAGGGAATCGAATTTTCATTTATAGtttgaaacaatcttaaggaTGAAGCTTTTGTAGTCGAATAATTTCACACCCAAGTTATCTACtgataaaaaatgtttcaagagtTTCGCATTAAAAATAGGCGAATGTATACCCTAGAATGATTGGAATTAAACTTGTAACgagttctatgctatattttttacGAGTGGATTTGCTAATCTTGCGTGGCTTATTCTTAgtgatttgttttcttttaGAGGAATTTGTTTTCTAGGAACTGATGTATTCAAAGGAATAGTTTTCTAGGTTTGTAGAGTTTCGGTCTGGGATTTGATTCTTTTTGGGGATTGGTATAACATATGTTACTTCGTAGTCAGAAGGACCTTGACTAAACCCCTAGTCCCTGATTAAGCCACGGGGACCGTCTGGGGTGGGCATCAAACGCCTCTTTTATCACGGCTAGCTCGAGCTTGAGGGTCTGTACTCTCAAGGTCGGCTCAGGGACACCAACCAGAAACACAAGGCACTTCAATTTTAATTATCAAACAACTTATATTTATACCTACAATGTcttagtgtgtgtgtgtgtacaaATGGCCGGCCGGCGGTGACGTGATCTACTGTAGGTGGGATTTGCTAGGACGACGTCGGGTGGGGACGATCGATTTCTACCCAATCTGTGATGGAAGGCTAGTTGCTCGGGTGCTCGCCAACACTCGTCAAAAGGTTTGGGTGGCCTGACGGGTTGAGTGCGTCTAGATTTGCGCTCGTTTGTGTTGACCGTCTGGACGCTTGAAAAGGGTGACACGCGGTCAGTCTGATTTCTGGTTTCTGCTATTCCCTTGCCTTGGAACTAGTCCTTGCCAAAGCGTCGTGATTTCGTAGCGAATACCAACTGAGTCCTGATTGGATGAAACGGCGTGGGTCAGTCAGTGTAGGAGAGGTGCTACTCGGTTGGACTAGAATATTATTGGATTATTCGTCCTACCTGATTCCAGTATTCCAAAAGTAATCTGCTTATTGTGTGTTTACAAATTGTGTTctataattttcaaattgaCCGTTAATCCTACTTATCGTAGTGGAGTGTTTATCTAAATCGGCTatgtatttttaaatattttttaaagtctTAACCAAttattatattctttatttaaaCATTTATTCTAATTTAGTTAAACTAGATCTTGTGCATGCTAAGGTGCATTACCACAAATAGTAACTCCGATTTTATAGCAACGAGTCGATCACACCAGACTACAATGAACAGTAGTATAGAGTACTCTTCTCTTCTGCTTTCTTTGCGTGCGGACTGGTTAAATAGGGTAAACTACACAAACGGTAACACATAGGCCTTTGATTCTAGGAAACGGgtttctagaaaatattatcgAATCGTATTTATACTCTGATAGTCCGGAAAAAGTGAAAACGACAGACTAATTAGCACGCGGAATTCTGTTTTGAGACATCCTATCTTTATTTCGAAGCCGAGCAATTAAGATTTTACATACAATTTGTTGTCGAATGATGGATTGATTCTAATGCTATAGCGAAGAAACTTTGTAGAAACGATTGATGGGTTTAGTTAGCTGAACTGACGGTGGAGTAAATGGTGATGTTCGCGATCATTCCAAACTCGGATTTTTTTGTTGTATCTTCAATCAGCTCAATCCTTATTTTGCATTGTGTCGGTTGCGTACAATGTGAATATGATCAAAAGTTATCTTTATGGGCAATCTAACAATGCAGTGATATCCGAGCAGTGAACGTATATTATTGTTTGTGGATGTTGCTCAAATCTCATTGTTCTATTTGCCGAGACGTTTTTACCGCGCGGGACACATCAATTTTTCTCAATGCCATGGTGACATGCTGCACCCGGTCTGGAAATGTTACAGATCGTGACTTAGGCAATGCATTTGCCGGAATATCTCCGCTTGACACGTTAGCATTTGTGGAGGAAAAACAAAATCTATTCCGGAACCGatcggaattctgaatggattcaatATGGATTCCAGTTCCaacgcaacaaccgattctgactccgtttcggaatcggttgttgcatttaaaCTGGATCCCATGTTGagtccattcaggattccgaatcaaatttcgAGTGGTTTGACCAGGGAATGGTTTCTGATCTACACGTCTCTGAATCATGGGAACCGATAAATCGCcggcaaaatattcaaaataaatcaGAGAACCTCAGAAAGCCAATTTGACAGTTTAAGATTCACTCGACTTGTTTAGATTCACTAATGAATGTTATACCGTGATacaccacttcatttgcagtGTTACCGAGAAAACTATTCGgaaaatgcaaaacagtgctgccgaaaCTTATATTTGatgtcccaccattcttgcattggtgaaaaaaatattcaacattcttgcattctgcaatttttaaaaaaatcataaaaaaatcaggaaaagtttaaaaaatcctTTTTCAACAGAAATGTCCTTAAAAATAGGAACTCTTTCgataaaaattaagaaaaataggGGTTAGGTCTgacaagaaaggtctattgcaATGACAAATAAAGTGTCATAAATTTTCAAtcataataattaataatttgaaTGAAATCAACAATTTAGCACAAGAAAAAATTTCTTCATCTcaagcacgtagccagaggggtgGCTAGGGGGCTGAAGCCCTCCCTCTCAccgagatttttcaaaaataatattttaaaacgtGTGTTTCGGcgacttttaataaaaaaaattgtacgtggctcacctgggttcctatcccaaccccgcacatagggtaagagatttttctaacccgaagaggcgaatgaccttaatgttaaaacctctctaatcgatataaaaaaattgtggcTTATTTGGTGCGaccaaattattgagaaaaagttgaagaaggctatttccAGCCACCAAAGACAAtagtcacgaaattcagtgtggttTATGCTTTTGTTCGAGCCAGCGCGAAGCGAACGACAGGAATAGTTACTTTTATACTATGtaccttgtctgaagaacaaaataaactgttactataattcctactgtagtaatctgtcgaaATGTGTGAGTAGCAGCTAAGTAAGAAGTGGCACTCTGGCCAAATACAGTGATTATGAAGTTATTGATGATTCGCTTAGGACCGAGTATTCATAaagtggaacatttcctgaaggtgtaaaatgtggttagactttcggaagcTGTTTTTAGTTAGTTCTACCATGTTAGACATTCAGCGCTcatagcgctcaacaaattagtctggacgaaaccattcatttcgaacaacttaaaacacatagCTGTgtgcaggggcggatccaggaaTTTTTTTCGGGagggtctgaaatttcgattttaaaatggatATTATACAATTCGGAATACGCAATAACCTTATTTAAGGAGTGTTAGTTTCGTTTGTCCgatttggtttggaatgattttgagttagaaaactaaacttttttaaatttctcaacaagtgaaaatatttcggagggggtcccgACCCCCAGGACcatccccctggatccgccattgGCTATGTGTGACAATGCAATAATTAAAATCctcctatatatggacgatgagaaaaacaaatgttccgctacaagatcggatagcGCTTACTTGCAGATCCATgccacatttgggagaaatggaattcaCTATGTGGTGAGAATGTTGGTGGGCCGATCCATTTCCTCCTACCTGACCCTGCAgcacaaaacataatgcgatagtaccGTTACACAGAGAATTCTTTGCACATATCGAGGTCAAATCAATACGTGTCAGTTCTGTGGAAAAAAATGCATAATCATTGTCAAATGCTGGCAAAATTGttgaacaccatggcacatcATAGCACAGACTATCGCACCGTGTGTTTTAAAGCGCAATTCGATTTATACTAAGCGACACATCTCTGgataaataaacatcaaatgTCGTTAATTTAGTCCAGAATAAAAGTAATACAATACCAATTGTAGCATTTAGTTACGTTGATGAAAATAGCTCAGACACAATTTattaacgaatctatttttttcatttcaacctTCCAGCTCAATCGCCGTCCCAGCTGAAATCGTCATCACCAACCACCACCGTCACCTTCCAGCCGTACCGCGCCCACAAGCACACCACCCTCATCGAGCGTCGCAATCAGCGGGAGCGGGTTCGTGTGCGTGCCGTGAACGAAGCCTTCGCTAGACTCCGCCAGATGGTGCCAGCGACACGATCTTCGGCCAAGCGCGTTTCGAAAGTGAAAACCCTCAAGCGGGCCGTCGAGTATATTGCCGAGCTCAGCCGGCGCCTGGCCACTTTCGAGAGCATCCTCATCGATTCTGCTGGCGGCGGGATCAAATCTCGATCCCCAACCCGTAGATGGAAGACGCTGCCGGTTAATTACGAACCGTTTCAGCTCGAGTAATTGCGGTTTAAAATATTGGTAAATTATAGATGTTTAGTGCAGTGGAGTACGGGGGGAGGTAGATTCGAGGAAATGCTAGGAGGTGGATCAGAAAAAAAGTTTCTCTCGTTCTGCTTGCCTCCCTTTTAATTTTAAGCTCAAATTTGTTCtagtcattttttttctttgtttctttcaCCGTGATTCTGTTCTATACGCTTCCATCTGGGCAGTTTCATCTTTTGCTTATTATTCATAATAAATTGCTTTTCTATTCCGTAAAAGTTGATTAACCTGGGTTTTATTCctgcttttttttgttttgacttTCTTTCCTCGTTTGCTTGTTTTTGTGTACGCTTCGTAATCTCTCATTCTAGTGCTAAGATAGGAAGGGGCAAATGTATGACGGTTCGTTGATTGGAACGAATGACCTCGGCTCGGTCTGGCTTCTGTTGATCGCTGTTGGATCAGCGCCCTTGGGTGGCACCGACTGGCTGTGGTCATCACCTTCGATCGTTGAATCGGTGGCTGGAGCCACTCTTCCTTTACTTTCTATGCAGAGTTCGTGGTGGCGCATTCCGGAACGGTGGCATCAATAAGACTACGAGCAATTAATTGAGTTTAGCTTTATCCGAAAAAAAGGAGAATAAAATCCCATTCTTTGGTACGATTAGATTCAGCGTGAGGTCATTTCTGGCACCTGAGCTTTCCACTTGCTGCTGGGCGTGCGCCAACGGGACTTTTTAGAAGCGTGAAATTGCGGATTGAATAGCTTTTCCTGGTAAGATTGACGATTATTTTTGGTAGACTCTGTTTCCGAACAACTAATTGTCTTTCAACCAGCCGGACCGAGTGAGTTATAACATCCATTTCAGCAATACTTACAATTAAGCTAGTGATGAACCTTTTCCGATGCCGGTCATGGTGTGTTGAAATAACTCTCTAATTGGAAATCcaaatacacatttttggacAGAAAGTAAACATAATAAATTGAACGCTAAAATATTGCTTCCTAATCGTGAGACTATAAACAAAACCTTGGCCAATGAGTCATCCTTACTCGCAACATACTGTAATCAAAGGGGGAAGATTTGTGTAGTGATGCTACTTGGTTACTTGGATGCTACATCCTTCACCCACCTCCGTTGTTTCCAGGTTTGATGCGAGAACCCAAACCGAACGAATGACGAACACCCTGAGATCGAGGCGTGCCATGATGATTGGAATGCCGGTCAGGAAACACGTGTTGCACATAAACAGTTCATATTTGCGCTTGAGTAACCGTACAAGGAAGACGGAATGGCCGTGCTAGGGAGAATAAATACAAAACCGAAAAGAACTTACCCACCACCCGGGGGTCGTAAAAATCGGATGAGAGTTTGTAAAGTTTCCGCAAGAAAATAGAGATGAGAGCGAAGTAAATTTGTTTACTTTCCCGGTAAACAGATCTTTAGCTATTTGTGCGGTATTTGCTTACGCACTGGACTTGATGTGGCCTGTTACCTCTCGAGACGGATGAATTTACCCGATAATGATTGTATTCAAGGTCGTATGCATTATATCTACGAGCAGCGTCAGATTGGAGAAAATCGTTATggttttttttggcgaaaaatatTGAAACGGGGATTTACAGTTACCGTTGAAGTGATTCGATTGTTTACCGCTCATTGGAAGTCGTTGGATTAAATAACAGTGCAGGATGAACAGTAGGAACACATCGGGAATATCTGATTCCCAGCCAATAATGGCCATAAAACAATCGAAGAAATTCCCGTGAAAGCGCACGCATCATGAATAACCAACAAGTCGGCGGTTGACGGGTAAATCCACTTCTTCCGAGCAATCAATCCACCTACAGTCAGTGACTGAATACAGACAAGCTTAGTTCTTAGAACCCGTTCGTTGCGGTTGCGATGTGTCGGTATTCAACTCTCAGAATCGGCACGACCTTCCCACCCATCGCTGAACCGCCTGCCGGAATGGCCATTCGTCATCGATATTTTTGTCAGTTCCcctcatttttttcctttttttccctCACATTCCGCCAAGAACAATTGTTTACAACCATTTAATTTTCCCATGAAAACG encodes:
- the LOC131679396 gene encoding achaete-scute homolog 2-like, translating into MVYDPLGLIGNFLMYLKTLLQEIWRSAQSPSQLKSSSPTTTVTFQPYRAHKHTTLIERRNQRERVRVRAVNEAFARLRQMVPATRSSAKRVSKVKTLKRAVEYIAELSRRLATFESILIDSAGGGIKSRSPTRRWKTLPVNYEPFQLE